Genomic window (Burkholderiales bacterium):
ATTGTTAACGCGATATCGCCCAAGCCATTCCCCAATTTTAACTATCCGCAGTGTCCCGCGCTTGGACACCAGGCGGTGCTCCGCACGGCATCAGTCCTTGTGGATGGGATCAATCCATTTGACGGTCTCGGGCCGCTCGACCGGCTCGATGTCGAGATTGACGACCACGGCTTCTCCATCGCTCCGGACCAGGACGCATTGCAGCTCCTCGTCGGGCGAGGCGTTGATCTCCTGGTGCGGGACGTATGGCGGCACGTAGATGAAGTCGCCGGGCCCCGCTTCCGCGACGAACTCCAGGCGATCGCCCCAGCGCATGCGCGCCCTGCCGCTCACCACGTAGATCACGCTCTCCACCGGGCCGTGATGGTGGGCACCGGTCTTGGCCTTCGGGTGGATGAGGACCGTGCCGGCCCACAGTTTCTCGGCGCCGGTGCGCGCATGAGTGATCGCCGCTGCCCGGTTCATCCCCGGCGTCTGCGGCGTGTTGCTGTCCAGCTCGGTGCTTCTCACGACGCGAACGCCGTGGTACTTCCACTTCGGTTCCGCATCGACTTTCATGTGCGTCCTTCCCGGGCGAGCGTTCAGGCGAATTTCAGCATGAAGAGCAGCAGCGCGGTCGGCACGATGATGTTGATCAGTGCGAGCGCGTAGTAGGCGCGCGGCCCCTTGTCGCGTGCCGTTGCGTGCAGGAACGCGGCCACGCCGGATACGGCGACCACCACGCCGCCGACGGCGTAGAGCAGCGCGAACATCTGCAATCGGCTGTGGCGCTCCATCGGCGATGCATAGCCGAGCTGCCAGGCCAGATAGACGATGAGCGCGAGGTTGCAGGCCAGCGGGACAAAGTAGACCAGCGCCTGCCGCCACTGCAATTTCAAGCCGCACCCCCATCGAGCGCCCGGCGCAGCACGCGCGCGACGTGCCATGCGGGTCGACCGGCGCCGTCGCGTATCTGATGCCGGCAACTGGTGCCGTCGGCAACGAGCAGCGCCTCGGGCGCCGCGCGTACCGCCGGCAGCAGCGCCGCCTCGGCCATCTTGCGGCTGATGGCGAAATGCTCGGCCTCGAAGCCGAAACTGCCCGCCATCCCGCAGCAGCTCGATTCGATTTCCCGCACTTGCAGCCCGGGAACCAGTGCCAGGGTCTCGCGCACCGCGCCCATCGTATCGAAGGCCTTCTGGTGGCAATGCCCGTGCAGCAGCGCCAATCGTTCGAGCCGACCGAAGGGGGCAGCGAAGGAACCCGCGCGCGCTTCGCGCGCGATGAATTCCTCGAGCAGCAAAGCGCGCGCCGCGAGCCCATCGACATCGCCCCGCGGCAGCCCGAGCACCCGATACTCGTCGCGCAGGGTCAGCAGGCACGACGGTTCGAGTCCCACGATCGCGCGCCCGCGCAGCACGTCCGGGCGCAGCGCCTCGATCATCCTGCGCGCCTCCGCGCGCGCCTCATCCACGAACCCGGCAGCCAGGAAAGTCCGTCCACAGCACAGCGGGCGTCCGGCGTCCTTCGGTTGCGCGACCCGCACCGTGCAGCCGCCCGCCCGCAGCACCGCGATGGCGTCGTGCAGGTTCTCGGGCTCGAAGTAGCGGTTGAAGGTGTCCGCGAACAGGACCACCTCCGGCCCGGCGCTCTCGCCGCTGGAGACCCTCATCGAGGGCGACGAAAAGGGCCGCAGGCTCCAGGTCGGCAGCCGACGATGGCGACTCAAGCCGAGAGTCTTGTCCAGAAGCCAGGCCATGCCCGGGATGGCGGCGCCGAGATTGAGAATCGGCGCCAGCCGGGAGAGCGCCGGCGCGTAGCGGGGCAGGAAGGCGATCAGTTTCTGGCGCGCGCTCGCGCCGCGCCGCTGCACGTACTGGTGAAGAAATTCGATCTTCATGCGCGCCATGTCGACTCCGGTGGGACATTCGCGCCGGCAGCCTTTGCAGCTCACGCACAACGCCATGGTCTGCGCCATGGCCTGCGAGGTGAGCGCCTCCCGGCCGAGCTGGCCGGAGAGCGCGAGTCGCAGGGTGTTCGCCCGGCCGCGCGTCAAGTCCTGTTCGTCGCGCGTGACGCGATAGGAGGGGCACATCGTACCGGCGTCGAACTTGCGGCAGTGACCGTTGTTGTTGCACATCTCCACCGCTGGCCCGAATCCGCCCCATTCCGACCAGTCGAGCGCGGTGCGCAGTGGCGGGACGTGATAGCCGGGCCGGTAGCGAAAGAGCGTGCGCTCGTCCATGCGTGGCGGTGCGACGATCTTTCCCGGATTCATCAGCCCGCGCGGATCGAACAGGCGCTTCACCTCGGCGAGCGCCGCCGTGAGCCGGCTGCCGAGGATGGGTTCGATCCACTCGGAACGCACCAGCCCGTCGCCGTGCTCGCCGGAATAGGCGCCCTTGAACTCGCGCACCAGGGCGCAGGCTTCTTCCGCGATCGCACGCATCTTCTGCGCACCGTCGCGGCGCATGTCCAGAACGGGGCGTACGTGCAGCGTGCCGACCGAGGCGTGGGCATACCAGGTGCCGGTGGTGCCGTGCTTCTCGAAGACCCTGCTGAGCCGCTCGGTGTACTCGGCCAGATGCTCCAGCGGCACGGCACAGTCCTCGATGAATGACACCGGCTTGCCGTCTCCCTTCATCGACATCATGATGTTCAAGCCCGCCTTGCGCACTTCCCAGACATCGCGCTGCAGCCCCGCTTCGGTGATTTCGACCACGGCTGCCGGAAGGCCGAGGTCTGCCATCAATTCGGTGAGCCGTTTCAGCCGGGAGAGCAATGTCGGCCGCTCCTCGCCCGCGAATTCGACCAGCAGGATCGCCTCGGGCTCGCCGCGGATGAAACGCTCGACGGCCGGGCGGAAGGCCGCGATGTCGCGCGCGAGCCCGAGCATCGTGCGGTCGACGAGTTCGACCGCGTCCGGATCCAGCTTCACGATGTGCGGGGTGCATTCCATGGCCCGCCGGAAGCTCGGGAAGTGCACCACGCCAAGGACCTTGTGCGCCGGCAACGGGGCGAGCTTGAGCGCGAGCCGGCGCGTCAAGGCGAGTGTGCCTTCCGAGCCGACCAGGAGGTGCGCCAGATTGTGCGCGCGGTGCGGCTGGACCATGTCGAGGTTGTATCCCTGCACTCGGCGCAGCACGGTCGGCCAGCGCCGCGCGATCTCCTCGGCCTCGCGCCGCACCACCGCGTGGATCTTCTCCACCAGCGCGCGGTAGCGGGGCGGCCCGCAGGCAACCTCTTCGCTGGGACCGAAGCGATACAACTCGCCGTCGGGCAGCCAGGCTTCGATGGCCTGCACGTTGTGCACCATGTTGCCGTAGCGAATCGAGCGGGCGCCGCAGGAGTTGTTCCCCGCCATGCCGCCCACCGTGGCCTGCGCGGAAGTGGACACGTCGACCGGAAACCAGAGACGGTCGCGGCGCAGTTGCGCATTGAGCCGGTCGAGCACCAGGCCGGGTTGCACGATCGCCTCGCGCCGCTCGATGTCGAGGTTGACGAGGCGGTCCAGGTACTTGGAGCAATCGATGACCAGGGCGGCACCGACCGTCTGGCCGCACTGCGAGGTGCCGGCGCCACGCGGCAGGACCGGGACACCTTCCTCCACGGCGATCTGCAGCGCCGCGCGCGCGGCTTCTTCGCTGCGGGGAACGACCACGCCGACCGGCTCGATCTGGTAGATCGAAGCGTCGGTGCTGTAGCGGCCGCGGGAAAAAGCGTCGAACAGCACCTCGCCGTCGACGTGTCGGCGCAGCCTGGCGGCGAGCGGGTGCGCGGCGGACCGGAGGGTGCTTCGCACCGGCACGGTCGGAGCGTTCACTGCCTGGAACTCGAGGCGGACACGCAGCCATGATACCCGACGCGATCGGCGCCACCGGCTTGAGGAGTGCCGCGGTTTCGACTAGGCTCGGCGCCATTTCTCCAGCCTCGACCGGTCCATGAGCAGCCGCCGCGGACGCCACTTCCTCCAGATCCCCGGCCCGACCAATGTTCCGGACCGCATCCTGCGGGCCATCGACCGGCCGACGATCGATCACCGCGGGCCCGAGTTCGCGCGACTCGCCCATGAAGTGCTCGACGGCCTCAAGCAGATCTTCAGGACGCGCCACCCGGTCATCGTCTATGCGGCCTCGGGCACCGGCGCCTGGGAAGCCGCGCTGGTCAACACGCTCTCGCCCGGCGACCGCGTGCTGATGGCGGAGACCGGCCATTTCGCCACCCTGTGGATGAGGCTCGCGATCCGCCTCGGGCTGCAGGTCGACTTCCTGCCGGGAGACTGGCGACGCGGTGCCGATCCGGCGGCGATCGAAGCCAGGCTCGCGCAGGACCGGGCGCACGCGATCAAGGCGGTCTGCGTGGTCCACAACGAAACTTCGACCGGTGTGACAAGCCGCGTCGCCGAGGTGCGGAAGGCCATCGACCGCGCGGGACATCCGGCGCTGTTCATGGTGGACACCATCTCCTCACTGGCCTGCATCGACTACCGACACGACGAGTGGGGCGTGGACGTCGCGGTGGGCGGCTCGCAGAAGGGGCTGATGCTGCCGCCCGGGCTTTCGTTCAATGCGACGAGCGAGCGTGCGCTCGCGGCGTCGAAGTCGGCGAAGCTGCCGCGCGCGTACTGGAGCTGGGACGAGATGCTGGCCAGCAACCGCAACGGCTTCTTTCCCTACACCCCGGCGACCAATCTGCTCTACGGGCTCAAGGAAGCGATCGCCATGCTGCTCGAGGAAGGGCTGGACCGTGTGTTCGCCCGCCATGCGCGGCTGGCGGAAGCCACCCGTCGCGCGGTGCGCGGGTGGGGGCTGGAGATCCTGTGCGTCGATGCGGAGGAATACAGCCACTCGGTCACGGCAATCCTGATGCCGCCCGGCCACGATGCCGACCGGCTGCGCGAGATCGCGCTCGAGCGCTATGACCTGTCGCTCGGCGCCGGCCTCGGCAAGCTGGCTGGGAAGGTGTTTCGCATCGGGCACCTGGGCGACTTCAACGAGCTGATGCTGGCGGGAACGCTGTGCGGCGTGGAGATGGGGCTCACGATTGCCGGCGTGCCGATTCGCCGGGAAGGCGTGGCGGCCGCGCTCGATTACCTCGGCGCTGCGCCGGCCGCGACCCAGCCGCAGGCCCCGGCGACGGCTTCCGGGCGGAGCTGATCGATGCCGCGCTGGCTGCGGCGCAATCGCACGGTGGTCGCGCTGTCGGTGGCGGAAACGATGGGCGCGATCGGCGCGCTGGAAGACGCGGAGGACCGGCGCGTGGCGATCAGTCCCGAGCAGTCCGGGCGCGGTTCCGTCACGACCGTGGCGAACTGCTTCTCCGCCAGCGTGCGCGCGCGTTGCTGCTGAAGCTCCCACACCGGCGGTTCCTGTACCTGCTCAGCGCGTTGCTGGCGGCGGAGTTCGCGATCCTCGCGCTCGCGCCTCAGGACCGCAAGGACTGGCTGCTGGAAAACGTTCTGGTCGTGCTCTTCGTCGGCTTCCTGTACGCCACCTACCGCCGGCTCACGCTGTCGCGCGTTTCCTATTTCCTGATCTTCGTCTTCCTGTCGCTGCATCTGATCGGCGCGCACTACACCTATTCGCTGGTACCTTACGATCGCTGGTTCGAGGCGATCAGCGGGCGCAGCCTGAACGAGGTGCTCGGCTGGGAGCGTAACAACTTCGACCGCGTGGTGCATTTCTCCTACGGATTGCTGCTCGCCTACCCGATCCGCGAGGTCTTTCTGCGGGTGGCGATGCTGCGCGGATTCTGGGGCTACTTCTTTCCGCTCGACATCACGATGAGCACGTCGCTGCTCTACGAGCTGATCGAGTGGGGCGCGGCGGCTGCCTTCGGTGGCGAACTGGGTCAGGCCTTTCTGGGCACCCAGGGCGATGTCTGGGACGCGCACAAGGACATGGCTCTGGCCAGCAGCGGCGCGCTCGCGGCGATGCTGGTCACTGCGGCACTGAACTATTGGGTACAGCGCGATTTCGCCGCAGAATGGCTGGAGAGCCTGCGGGTGAAGGAATCCCGCCCGCTGGGCGAGGACGAGTTCAGACGCCTGAGGGACGGGGCGCGGCCGGAGCGCTAGAAACCGAAGCCGATCGTCAGCATCGCCCCCGCGGTCCCGAAGATGATGAGCTCGCCGCCCAGCGTCTTGCCGCGAAAGCCGAGCGCCGGCAGGACGGCCGGGGCCACGCCGTAGCCGTTCAGCGGGATTCGATCCTGGTACTCGTCCTTGTATCCGTGCAGCAGGCCGGCGGTGATCTTGGCGTAGAACGCCTCACGCGTATACGGCAGCGTGTAGCGCTTGCCGACGTAGACGTATTGCGCCGGCTGGTTGAACGAATTGCGGAAGTAGGCGCCGCCGATCAGCAAGCCTTCGTCCCAGTAGCGCTCGACGTTGAGCAGGCCCTGCTGGTTGTTGTGCTCGGGTTTGGGCTCGAAGTGCCGGGTCAGCAGGCTGGTCTGGAAGTAGTAGCGCGGGTCCTCGTCCGCCGCCGAGGGTCCGGCAAGCATCAAGAAAGCGGCCGCTCCGACCGCAGCCAAAGTCTTCATGTTCGACATCCGCTGTTTGCTCCACTGCCGATGAACGCACGGACCGCGAGAAAGTCGCACCGCGCGGACCGCGCCGGGATCGGTCGATTTCGCTTTCGACCGCGCTGAGGGGGCGACGCCGGGCGATCCCGGACGGGATCGAAAGCAAGAAGCGGACAACCGCTCGTGTCGCTACGTGCCGACAGCGGAGCGCTGCGCCCCCGAGTCCGGCAGCGCGGCGCGAACCAGGCGGTCGCGCACCGCCGCCCACTCCGGCAGGTCGGGAGGCAATTCCACCACGATGAGCGGGCAACTGGCGCTGTCGAGCCGCCGCAGCAGGGCATAGAGATGTTGCGCAT
Coding sequences:
- a CDS encoding FAD-linked oxidase C-terminal domain-containing protein translates to MNAPTVPVRSTLRSAAHPLAARLRRHVDGEVLFDAFSRGRYSTDASIYQIEPVGVVVPRSEEAARAALQIAVEEGVPVLPRGAGTSQCGQTVGAALVIDCSKYLDRLVNLDIERREAIVQPGLVLDRLNAQLRRDRLWFPVDVSTSAQATVGGMAGNNSCGARSIRYGNMVHNVQAIEAWLPDGELYRFGPSEEVACGPPRYRALVEKIHAVVRREAEEIARRWPTVLRRVQGYNLDMVQPHRAHNLAHLLVGSEGTLALTRRLALKLAPLPAHKVLGVVHFPSFRRAMECTPHIVKLDPDAVELVDRTMLGLARDIAAFRPAVERFIRGEPEAILLVEFAGEERPTLLSRLKRLTELMADLGLPAAVVEITEAGLQRDVWEVRKAGLNIMMSMKGDGKPVSFIEDCAVPLEHLAEYTERLSRVFEKHGTTGTWYAHASVGTLHVRPVLDMRRDGAQKMRAIAEEACALVREFKGAYSGEHGDGLVRSEWIEPILGSRLTAALAEVKRLFDPRGLMNPGKIVAPPRMDERTLFRYRPGYHVPPLRTALDWSEWGGFGPAVEMCNNNGHCRKFDAGTMCPSYRVTRDEQDLTRGRANTLRLALSGQLGREALTSQAMAQTMALCVSCKGCRRECPTGVDMARMKIEFLHQYVQRRGASARQKLIAFLPRYAPALSRLAPILNLGAAIPGMAWLLDKTLGLSRHRRLPTWSLRPFSSPSMRVSSGESAGPEVVLFADTFNRYFEPENLHDAIAVLRAGGCTVRVAQPKDAGRPLCCGRTFLAAGFVDEARAEARRMIEALRPDVLRGRAIVGLEPSCLLTLRDEYRVLGLPRGDVDGLAARALLLEEFIAREARAGSFAAPFGRLERLALLHGHCHQKAFDTMGAVRETLALVPGLQVREIESSCCGMAGSFGFEAEHFAISRKMAEAALLPAVRAAPEALLVADGTSCRHQIRDGAGRPAWHVARVLRRALDGGAA
- a CDS encoding sn-glycerol-3-phosphate transporter — its product is MKTLAAVGAAAFLMLAGPSAADEDPRYYFQTSLLTRHFEPKPEHNNQQGLLNVERYWDEGLLIGGAYFRNSFNQPAQYVYVGKRYTLPYTREAFYAKITAGLLHGYKDEYQDRIPLNGYGVAPAVLPALGFRGKTLGGELIIFGTAGAMLTIGFGF
- a CDS encoding DUF2238 domain-containing protein gives rise to the protein MKLPHRRFLYLLSALLAAEFAILALAPQDRKDWLLENVLVVLFVGFLYATYRRLTLSRVSYFLIFVFLSLHLIGAHYTYSLVPYDRWFEAISGRSLNEVLGWERNNFDRVVHFSYGLLLAYPIREVFLRVAMLRGFWGYFFPLDITMSTSLLYELIEWGAAAAFGGELGQAFLGTQGDVWDAHKDMALASSGALAAMLVTAALNYWVQRDFAAEWLESLRVKESRPLGEDEFRRLRDGARPER
- a CDS encoding cupin domain-containing protein, whose protein sequence is MKVDAEPKWKYHGVRVVRSTELDSNTPQTPGMNRAAAITHARTGAEKLWAGTVLIHPKAKTGAHHHGPVESVIYVVSGRARMRWGDRLEFVAEAGPGDFIYVPPYVPHQEINASPDEELQCVLVRSDGEAVVVNLDIEPVERPETVKWIDPIHKD
- a CDS encoding aminotransferase class V-fold PLP-dependent enzyme: MSSRRGRHFLQIPGPTNVPDRILRAIDRPTIDHRGPEFARLAHEVLDGLKQIFRTRHPVIVYAASGTGAWEAALVNTLSPGDRVLMAETGHFATLWMRLAIRLGLQVDFLPGDWRRGADPAAIEARLAQDRAHAIKAVCVVHNETSTGVTSRVAEVRKAIDRAGHPALFMVDTISSLACIDYRHDEWGVDVAVGGSQKGLMLPPGLSFNATSERALAASKSAKLPRAYWSWDEMLASNRNGFFPYTPATNLLYGLKEAIAMLLEEGLDRVFARHARLAEATRRAVRGWGLEILCVDAEEYSHSVTAILMPPGHDADRLREIALERYDLSLGAGLGKLAGKVFRIGHLGDFNELMLAGTLCGVEMGLTIAGVPIRREGVAAALDYLGAAPAATQPQAPATASGRS